A genomic stretch from Actinomadura rubteroloni includes:
- a CDS encoding ABC-F family ATP-binding cassette domain-containing protein, with protein sequence MNLINVENAGKAFGPKPLLDGVSLGLDEGDRIGVVGRNGGGKSTLVRILARVDEPDTGRVTHARGLRLGVLTQRDEFPAGATVRSLVIGERAEHEWAGDTRVRDVLAGLLPEVDLDAALAGMSGGERRRAALARLLVADADLLVLDEPTNHLDIEAVDWLARHLRARRVALLVVTHDRWFLDEVTDRTWEVVDGRVERYEGGYSAFVLAKAERARIAAATESKRQNLLRKELAWLRRGPQARSSKPKFRVDAAQALIADEPPLRNDVELTTFATARLGKTVVDLEDVTARVGERDLFAHVTWRLGPGERVGLVGVNGSGKSTLLRLLDGTLAPTAGRIVRGKTVQLAHLSQNLEDLDPERRVLESVEEIRRRITVGKREWTASQLLERLGFPGDRQWTPVGDLSGGERRRLQVLRLLMGEPNVLLLDEPTNDLDIETLTELEDLLDGWPGTLVVVSHDRYFLERVTDHVVALLGDGGVAMLPGGVDEYLRRRAEGLSPVAPPKPAAKPASGQDWKARKELDRLERRLDKLTRQQAELHEQLAAHATDYARLQELDARLKALQTEAAEVEEEWLMLAEDVG encoded by the coding sequence GTGAATCTGATCAACGTGGAGAACGCCGGGAAGGCGTTCGGGCCGAAGCCTCTGCTGGACGGCGTGTCGCTCGGGCTGGACGAGGGTGACCGCATCGGTGTCGTCGGCCGCAACGGCGGCGGCAAGAGCACCCTGGTCAGGATCCTCGCGCGCGTGGACGAACCGGACACCGGGCGCGTCACGCACGCGCGCGGCCTGCGGCTCGGCGTCCTGACGCAGCGGGACGAGTTCCCCGCGGGGGCGACCGTCCGGTCCCTGGTGATCGGGGAGCGGGCCGAGCACGAGTGGGCGGGCGACACGCGCGTCCGGGACGTCCTCGCCGGGCTGCTGCCCGAGGTGGACCTCGACGCCGCGCTCGCCGGGATGTCGGGCGGGGAGCGCCGCCGCGCCGCGCTCGCGCGGCTGCTGGTCGCCGACGCCGACCTGCTCGTCCTGGACGAGCCCACCAACCATCTCGACATCGAGGCCGTCGACTGGCTCGCGCGGCACCTGCGGGCGCGCCGCGTCGCGCTGCTCGTCGTCACGCACGACCGCTGGTTCCTGGACGAGGTCACCGACCGCACCTGGGAGGTCGTGGACGGGCGCGTCGAGCGGTACGAGGGCGGCTATTCGGCGTTCGTCCTGGCCAAAGCCGAACGCGCGCGGATCGCCGCCGCGACCGAGTCCAAGCGGCAGAACCTGCTGCGCAAGGAGCTGGCGTGGCTGCGGCGCGGCCCGCAGGCCCGCTCGTCCAAGCCGAAGTTCCGGGTGGACGCCGCGCAGGCGCTGATCGCCGACGAGCCCCCGCTGCGCAACGACGTCGAGCTGACGACGTTCGCCACGGCGCGGCTCGGCAAGACCGTCGTGGACCTGGAGGACGTCACCGCCCGGGTGGGCGAGCGCGACCTGTTCGCGCACGTGACCTGGCGGCTCGGCCCGGGGGAGCGGGTCGGGCTGGTCGGCGTCAACGGCAGCGGCAAGAGCACGCTGCTCCGCCTCCTGGACGGCACCCTCGCCCCGACCGCCGGACGGATCGTGCGCGGCAAGACCGTCCAGCTCGCGCACCTGTCGCAGAACCTCGAAGACCTCGACCCGGAGCGGCGCGTGCTGGAGTCGGTGGAGGAGATCCGCCGCCGCATCACGGTCGGCAAGCGCGAGTGGACGGCGAGCCAGCTCCTGGAACGCCTCGGCTTCCCCGGCGACCGGCAGTGGACGCCCGTCGGGGACCTGTCCGGCGGGGAGCGCCGCCGCCTCCAGGTGCTGCGGCTGCTGATGGGCGAGCCGAACGTCCTGCTGCTGGACGAGCCCACCAACGACCTCGACATCGAGACGCTGACCGAGCTGGAGGACCTGCTCGACGGCTGGCCGGGCACGCTCGTCGTCGTCAGCCACGACCGGTACTTCCTGGAGCGCGTCACCGACCACGTCGTGGCGCTGCTCGGCGACGGCGGCGTCGCGATGCTGCCCGGCGGCGTGGACGAGTACCTGCGCCGCCGCGCCGAGGGGCTCAGCCCGGTGGCGCCCCCCAAACCGGCGGCCAAGCCGGCGAGCGGCCAGGACTGGAAGGCCCGCAAGGAGCTGGACCGCCTCGAACGCCGTCTGGACAAGCTCACCCGGCAGCAGGCCGAGCTGCACGAGCAGCTCGCCGCCCACGCCACCGACTACGCGCGCCTCCAGGAACTGGACGCGCGGCTCAAGGCGCTCCAGACGGAGGCCGCCGAGGTCGAGGAGGAGTGGCTGATGCTCGCCGAGGACGTCGGCTAG